A single window of Flavobacterium aestivum DNA harbors:
- a CDS encoding DoxX family protein encodes MKKDKIIFWTTTIIIFIMEGIIPALTSQTELAKQGISHMQYPVYFGNALVVFKVIGALTVIIPQAPKFAKEWAYTGFGFVFIFASISHFSVDGFGFQGILPLIFFGILTVSYKLYHKLNS; translated from the coding sequence ATGAAAAAAGATAAAATAATATTCTGGACCACAACAATCATCATTTTTATTATGGAAGGAATTATTCCTGCCTTGACCTCACAAACAGAACTTGCCAAACAAGGCATTAGCCACATGCAATATCCAGTTTACTTTGGTAACGCATTAGTAGTATTTAAAGTGATTGGTGCGCTAACAGTAATCATTCCGCAAGCACCAAAATTTGCAAAAGAATGGGCATACACCGGTTTTGGCTTTGTATTTATATTTGCCAGTATCAGTCATTTTTCAGTAGACGGATTCGGATTTCAAGGGATATTACCATTGATTTTCTTCGGAATATTAACGGTTTCCTATAAATTGTATCACAAACTAAACTCATAA
- a CDS encoding HAL/PAL/TAL family ammonia-lyase, producing the protein MSTINKYLSLEEFETVIFGNTKLEISPLVLDRVNESFAFLKEFSENKIIYGVNTGFGPMAQYRIKDEDRLQLQYNLIRSHASGTGKPLNAICVKAAILARLNTLSLGNSGVHPSLIELMKELINRDITPLIFEHGGVGASGDLVQLAHLALVLIGEGEVFYKGERRPTQEVFEIEKLEPIKVEIREGLALMNGTSVMTGIGVVNVHNAQKLLDWSLKFSCAINEVVQAYDDHFSEELNNTKLHKGQREVAQRMRQNLADSTLIRKREDHLYSGENTEEVFKEKVQEYYSLRCVPQILGPVLETINNVASILEEEFNSANDNPIIDVKNQHVYHGGNFHGDYISLEMDKLKIVITKLTMLAERQLNYLLNSKINEILPPFVNLGTLGFNFGMQGVQFTATSTTAENQMLSNPMYVHSIPNNNDNQDIVSMGTNAAVVTSKVIENSFEVLAIELITIVQAIDCLEQKDQISSVTRKIYDDIRMIIPRFEKDQVMYPFVQKVKDYLINC; encoded by the coding sequence ATGAGTACAATAAACAAGTATTTAAGTTTAGAAGAATTTGAAACCGTAATTTTTGGTAATACTAAATTAGAGATTAGCCCTCTTGTCTTAGATAGGGTTAACGAAAGTTTTGCTTTCCTAAAAGAATTTTCTGAAAATAAAATTATATATGGTGTTAATACTGGTTTTGGACCAATGGCTCAATACCGTATTAAGGATGAAGATCGTTTGCAATTGCAATACAATCTGATCCGTAGTCATGCTTCCGGTACCGGAAAACCATTGAATGCTATTTGTGTAAAAGCTGCTATTTTGGCAAGATTGAATACTTTATCTTTAGGGAACTCAGGTGTTCATCCTTCTTTAATTGAGTTAATGAAGGAATTAATAAACAGAGATATTACTCCTTTGATTTTTGAACACGGTGGAGTGGGTGCAAGTGGAGATTTAGTGCAATTGGCTCATTTGGCTTTGGTTCTTATTGGTGAAGGAGAAGTTTTTTATAAAGGAGAAAGAAGACCTACCCAAGAGGTTTTTGAAATAGAAAAATTAGAGCCAATTAAAGTTGAAATTAGAGAAGGTTTGGCTTTAATGAACGGAACTTCTGTAATGACAGGAATTGGGGTTGTCAATGTGCATAATGCACAGAAATTACTAGATTGGTCGCTTAAATTTTCTTGTGCGATTAATGAGGTTGTTCAAGCCTATGATGACCATTTTTCTGAAGAATTAAACAATACAAAATTACATAAAGGGCAACGTGAAGTAGCCCAAAGAATGAGACAAAACCTAGCGGACAGTACTTTGATCAGAAAAAGAGAAGATCATCTTTATTCTGGAGAAAACACCGAAGAGGTTTTTAAAGAAAAAGTTCAAGAATATTACTCACTAAGATGCGTTCCGCAAATATTGGGTCCAGTACTGGAAACGATAAACAATGTGGCATCTATTCTGGAAGAAGAATTTAACTCGGCAAATGATAATCCGATTATAGATGTAAAAAATCAACATGTATATCACGGAGGTAATTTCCACGGGGATTATATTTCTTTGGAAATGGATAAGTTGAAAATTGTAATTACAAAACTAACGATGCTTGCAGAACGTCAGCTGAATTATTTATTGAATTCAAAAATTAACGAAATTCTGCCTCCATTTGTGAATTTAGGAACCTTGGGATTCAATTTTGGAATGCAAGGAGTACAGTTTACCGCTACTTCGACTACAGCAGAAAATCAAATGTTGTCTAATCCTATGTATGTTCATAGTATTCCAAACAATAATGACAATCAGGATATAGTGAGTATGGGAACCAATGCAGCAGTAGTTACCTCAAAAGTTATTGAGAATTCATTCGAGGTTTTGGCTATAGAATTGATCACTATTGTTCAGGCAATTGATTGTTTAGAGCAAAAAGACCAAATTTCGTCAGTAACCAGAAAAATATACGATGATATTCGTATGATTATTCCAAGATTCGAAAAAGATCAGGTAATGTATCCTTTTGTGCAAAAAGTGAAAGATTATTTGATTAATTGTTAG
- a CDS encoding DUF4256 domain-containing protein, with amino-acid sequence MAIENKKELSSEQSSVLLKTLKNRFEKNKNRHKDLEWDNVQAKLEVNSGNNEKLWSLNEMEKTGGEPDVVGYDEKTDEYLFYDCSAESPKGRRSLCYDREALDSRKEHKPENSAIDMAASMGIELLTEEQYRELQQLGNFDMKTSNWVKTPSEIRKLGGAIFVDFRYNNVFVYHNGASSYYAVRGFRGVLRV; translated from the coding sequence ATGGCAATAGAAAATAAAAAGGAGTTATCATCAGAACAAAGTTCAGTACTACTTAAAACATTAAAAAATCGTTTTGAGAAAAATAAGAACCGTCACAAAGACCTTGAATGGGATAATGTGCAAGCAAAATTAGAAGTTAATTCAGGTAATAATGAAAAATTGTGGTCGCTCAATGAAATGGAAAAAACTGGGGGAGAACCTGATGTTGTTGGCTATGATGAAAAGACAGATGAATATCTTTTTTATGATTGCTCAGCCGAAAGCCCTAAAGGACGTAGAAGTCTTTGCTATGACCGTGAAGCATTAGATTCAAGAAAAGAGCATAAACCCGAAAATAGTGCTATAGATATGGCTGCAAGCATGGGTATTGAACTTTTAACCGAAGAACAATATCGGGAGTTACAACAACTAGGTAATTTCGACATGAAAACATCGAACTGGGTGAAAACCCCTTCGGAGATTAGAAAACTTGGAGGAGCTATCTTTGTTGATTTTCGATACAACAATGTTTTTGTGTATCACAATGGTGCCTCATCTTATTATGCCGTTAGAGGATTTCGTGGAGTGTTGAGGGTTTAA
- a CDS encoding OsmC family protein, which yields MNAEELKSIQNPIKEKYREQPEAAIITLKAQGKVGEGISCKVETGRAITEAGLHPATGGNGTLLCSGDMLLEALVACAGVTLSAVSTAIGIEIKDAIVKAEGDLDFRGTLGVSKEAVVGFKAIRLSFILDCDATDEQIQTLAKLTERYCVVYQTLVKGVQVETSFNRQ from the coding sequence ATGAATGCAGAAGAACTGAAAAGCATACAAAACCCGATTAAAGAAAAATATCGGGAACAACCTGAAGCAGCAATAATAACACTTAAGGCACAGGGTAAAGTTGGAGAAGGAATTTCCTGTAAGGTCGAGACAGGTAGGGCAATTACAGAGGCAGGACTTCATCCGGCAACAGGAGGAAACGGTACACTTCTTTGTTCTGGGGATATGCTTCTTGAGGCATTGGTTGCTTGTGCAGGGGTAACACTTAGTGCAGTATCTACAGCGATTGGCATTGAAATTAAAGATGCTATTGTAAAAGCAGAAGGTGATTTAGATTTCCGAGGAACTTTAGGAGTTTCAAAAGAGGCAGTTGTGGGATTTAAAGCTATTCGTCTTTCGTTTATTTTAGATTGCGATGCAACTGATGAGCAAATACAAACACTTGCCAAACTAACCGAAAGATATTGTGTGGTTTACCAAACATTGGTAAAAGGAGTTCAAGTAGAAACCTCGTTCAATAGACAATAA
- a CDS encoding GNAT family N-acetyltransferase, with protein MLKNISKDTIERWLKGWSLSRELPLPTKFKSGFKVDVGYEKQKIRYVFPNPSDDFIELANSITEPWVFLKVCATPDTLKNLLPQRWVIQPQGYMMTNSQRMIGEKVNLNDQYKIEFEQYDSTYVIKIIANNGDMAAIGRVVLVDDLAIYDRISTDVNHKRKGLATVLMKELEKIALAKGIHQNFLVATEEGKLLYESLGWKLSCFYTSIVIPDN; from the coding sequence ATGCTAAAAAATATTTCAAAAGATACTATCGAAAGATGGCTTAAAGGTTGGTCATTATCCCGTGAATTGCCTTTACCCACGAAGTTTAAATCAGGTTTTAAAGTTGATGTTGGCTATGAAAAACAAAAGATTCGTTATGTTTTTCCAAATCCTAGTGATGATTTTATAGAACTAGCAAATTCAATTACTGAACCTTGGGTATTTCTAAAAGTTTGTGCCACTCCAGATACACTCAAAAATTTATTACCACAAAGATGGGTGATTCAACCTCAAGGTTATATGATGACTAATTCCCAACGGATGATAGGGGAAAAAGTGAATCTAAATGATCAATATAAAATAGAATTTGAACAATACGATTCAACTTACGTCATAAAAATAATTGCAAATAATGGTGATATGGCTGCCATTGGGAGAGTCGTTCTAGTAGATGATTTAGCCATTTATGATAGAATTTCTACGGATGTTAATCATAAAAGAAAAGGTCTTGCTACAGTTTTAATGAAAGAACTTGAAAAAATAGCTTTAGCAAAAGGGATTCATCAAAATTTTCTAGTTGCAACAGAAGAAGGTAAATTGCTTTATGAATCATTGGGTTGGAAACTTTCATGTTTCTATACTTCTATTGTAATTCCTGACAATTAA
- a CDS encoding DUF4494 domain-containing protein, protein MSTIWYECKVKYRKTDETGGQKVTTEPYLVDALSYTEAESRINEEMSAYISEEFKITNIKVANYAEIHPFENADRWFKSKVSLLAYDEESGKERKSNMYMLVQANDVREAYDNTIIVMKNTMGEYTIPAISESPIMDVFPYFSGEEGETEQLEKFNALKASKPATDQATETYDHMEFDPEIVAETV, encoded by the coding sequence ATGAGCACAATTTGGTACGAATGCAAAGTAAAATATAGAAAGACAGACGAAACTGGTGGACAAAAGGTTACAACAGAACCTTATTTGGTAGATGCTTTATCTTATACCGAAGCCGAAAGTAGAATTAATGAAGAAATGTCTGCCTATATCAGTGAAGAGTTTAAAATCACAAATATAAAAGTGGCTAATTACGCAGAAATACATCCTTTCGAAAATGCTGACCGTTGGTTTAAATCTAAAGTTTCTTTATTGGCTTATGACGAAGAAAGTGGTAAAGAGCGTAAGTCCAATATGTACATGTTAGTACAAGCCAATGATGTAAGAGAAGCTTATGACAACACAATTATAGTAATGAAAAACACTATGGGTGAATATACCATACCTGCAATTTCAGAATCTCCGATTATGGATGTTTTTCCTTATTTTAGTGGTGAAGAAGGTGAAACTGAACAATTAGAAAAATTCAATGCCCTAAAAGCTTCTAAACCTGCTACTGACCAGGCAACAGAAACATATGACCATATGGAATTTGATCCAGAAATTGTAGCCGAAACTGTTTAA
- a CDS encoding NAD(P)/FAD-dependent oxidoreductase has product MLQEFVDVLIIGAGPSGCVSASYLYKKGVKIKVVEKTKFPRIVVGESLIPRVMDHFAEAELFDCLDAMNFEKKLGARFIRGEEICVFNFNNKFSEGWDWTWQVPRADFDNTMAQEVIRKGIDLEFESEVISVTFEGKNSRTVVKDKNGNLKEIHAKFIIDSSGYGRVLPRLLDLDTPSKLDPHSSIFTHVVDINRPQGEEGTMISFDILETEVWLWVIPFSNGNTSLGVVGPTDFINSLSTNKDNAEALKNAIQLSEYYIKRFAGVDFIFEPIKLENYSRSVKKMYGDGFALTGNSSEFLDPVFSSGVAFATESGILAAKLYLKESQGIPVDWETEFTAYMKKGIAVFTTYVKEWYTGNLQTLFFHQPENPDVKRKICAVLAGYVWDDENPFVKKHDNLIKNMARLLEMESEQTKKS; this is encoded by the coding sequence ATGTTGCAAGAATTCGTAGATGTTTTAATCATAGGAGCTGGTCCATCCGGATGTGTATCTGCTTCCTATCTTTATAAAAAAGGAGTCAAGATTAAGGTTGTAGAAAAAACAAAATTTCCTCGAATAGTGGTTGGCGAAAGCCTTATTCCAAGAGTCATGGATCATTTTGCAGAAGCAGAATTATTTGACTGTTTGGATGCCATGAATTTTGAAAAAAAATTAGGAGCCCGATTTATAAGAGGAGAAGAAATTTGTGTTTTTAATTTTAACAATAAATTTTCCGAAGGTTGGGATTGGACTTGGCAAGTGCCTAGAGCCGATTTTGACAACACCATGGCTCAAGAAGTGATCCGAAAAGGAATTGATTTAGAATTTGAATCCGAAGTGATTTCTGTTACTTTCGAAGGAAAAAATTCGAGAACTGTTGTAAAAGACAAAAATGGAAATCTAAAAGAAATTCACGCCAAGTTCATCATTGATTCTAGTGGCTACGGAAGGGTTTTACCTCGACTTTTAGATTTAGATACCCCTTCTAAACTTGATCCTCATTCGTCTATTTTTACCCATGTTGTAGATATTAACCGTCCTCAAGGCGAGGAAGGAACTATGATTTCGTTTGACATTCTTGAAACCGAAGTTTGGTTATGGGTTATCCCTTTTTCTAACGGAAACACAAGTCTTGGCGTTGTAGGGCCTACGGATTTTATCAATTCCCTTTCTACCAATAAAGACAACGCCGAAGCATTGAAAAATGCCATTCAGCTTTCTGAATACTATATCAAACGATTTGCCGGAGTCGATTTTATATTCGAACCTATCAAATTAGAAAACTATTCTCGATCTGTCAAAAAAATGTACGGAGACGGCTTTGCTCTTACCGGAAACAGTTCTGAGTTTTTGGATCCTGTATTTTCATCTGGAGTTGCATTTGCTACCGAATCCGGTATTCTTGCTGCCAAATTGTACCTAAAAGAATCCCAAGGCATACCTGTAGACTGGGAAACTGAATTTACTGCCTATATGAAAAAGGGAATTGCGGTTTTTACCACTTACGTAAAAGAATGGTATACAGGAAACCTACAAACCTTGTTTTTTCACCAACCTGAAAATCCAGATGTAAAAAGAAAAATATGCGCGGTACTCGCTGGTTATGTTTGGGATGACGAAAATCCATTTGTGAAAAAGCACGACAATCTTATCAAAAATATGGCTCGCTTACTAGAAATGGAAAGTGAGCAAACAAAAAAATCCTAG
- a CDS encoding beta-ketoacyl-[acyl-carrier-protein] synthase family protein gives MSKRVVITGMGIYSCIGTSLDEVKDSLYQGKSGIKFDQERKDFGFRSALTGMVPKPDLKNLLTRRQRISLGEETEYAYMATIEALKNANIDDAFFETNEVGIMYGNDSVSKAIIEATDIIREKKDTALIGSGAIFKSMNSTVTMNLSTIFKLRGINLTVSAACASGSHSIGLAYFLIKSGFQEMIICGGAQEINKYAMSSFDGLGVFSPREDEPTKASRPFDANRDGLIPSGGGATLILESYESAIKRGATILAEVVGYGFSSNGGHISTPNVEGPSIAMQRALDEAGIKASDVDYINAHATSTPVGDENEAKAIFQVFGESNPYVSSTKSMTGHECWMAGASEVIYSILMMQNDFIAPNINLETPAEDAAKLNLVKTTLNKKIDIFLSNSFGFGGTNSALIVKKYNKGNE, from the coding sequence ATGAGTAAGAGAGTTGTCATAACAGGAATGGGGATTTATTCTTGTATAGGAACATCACTAGATGAGGTAAAGGATTCTTTATACCAAGGAAAATCGGGGATTAAGTTCGATCAGGAACGCAAAGATTTTGGTTTCCGTTCTGCATTAACAGGGATGGTTCCTAAGCCGGATTTAAAAAATTTACTGACCAGAAGGCAAAGAATTAGTCTCGGGGAAGAAACCGAGTATGCTTATATGGCAACTATCGAGGCATTAAAAAATGCTAATATTGATGATGCATTTTTCGAGACCAATGAGGTTGGAATCATGTATGGGAATGATAGTGTTTCTAAAGCAATTATTGAAGCAACAGACATTATTAGGGAAAAGAAAGATACGGCATTAATTGGATCAGGGGCTATTTTTAAATCCATGAATTCAACAGTTACAATGAATCTTTCGACTATTTTTAAGTTAAGAGGAATTAATTTAACAGTTAGTGCAGCTTGTGCCAGCGGATCACATTCTATTGGACTGGCTTATTTCTTGATCAAAAGCGGTTTTCAGGAAATGATCATTTGCGGAGGAGCACAAGAAATCAATAAATATGCTATGAGCAGTTTTGATGGTTTGGGTGTTTTTTCTCCTAGAGAGGATGAACCAACCAAGGCCTCAAGACCTTTTGATGCTAATCGCGATGGGCTAATTCCTAGCGGAGGTGGAGCAACTTTGATATTGGAATCATATGAATCGGCGATAAAAAGAGGAGCAACTATTTTGGCAGAAGTTGTAGGATATGGATTTTCATCCAATGGAGGACATATTTCAACTCCAAATGTTGAAGGTCCTTCTATAGCGATGCAAAGAGCATTAGACGAAGCAGGAATAAAAGCCAGTGACGTAGATTATATTAATGCTCATGCAACATCTACACCAGTTGGGGACGAGAATGAAGCAAAAGCTATTTTTCAGGTTTTCGGAGAAAGCAATCCTTATGTGAGTTCTACAAAGTCTATGACAGGGCATGAATGCTGGATGGCAGGGGCGAGCGAGGTGATTTATTCTATTTTGATGATGCAAAACGATTTTATTGCACCGAACATCAATTTAGAAACACCGGCAGAAGATGCCGCAAAATTAAATTTGGTTAAAACTACGTTAAATAAAAAAATTGATATATTTTTGTCCAATTCTTTCGGTTTCGGAGGGACAAATTCAGCGTTAATTGTAAAAAAGTATAATAAAGGGAATGAATAA
- the fabG gene encoding 3-oxoacyl-ACP reductase FabG produces MKCALVTGGSRGIGSAICEKLAEDSSYHIMINYHSNKEAAEKTLEEVIKRGATGEIIQFDVANFEEVKTVLTQWQEANPEAIVEAIVNNAGITKDGLFMWMSHEDWSSVVNTSLSGFFNVTNFFMQKMLRNKYGRIVNMVSLSGVKGTAGQTNYSAAKGAVVAATKALAQEVAKRNITVNAVAPGFIRTDMTSQLDEKELIKMVPVNRFGEAEEVADLVSFLVSKKSSYITGEVININGGIYS; encoded by the coding sequence ATGAAGTGTGCATTGGTAACAGGAGGTTCGAGAGGTATTGGTAGTGCTATTTGCGAAAAATTAGCTGAAGACAGCAGCTATCATATAATGATTAATTATCATTCTAATAAAGAAGCTGCAGAGAAAACATTAGAAGAAGTAATAAAAAGAGGAGCAACTGGCGAAATAATACAGTTTGATGTTGCTAATTTTGAAGAAGTAAAAACAGTTTTGACACAATGGCAAGAGGCGAATCCTGAAGCTATTGTTGAAGCTATCGTAAATAATGCAGGAATCACAAAAGACGGATTATTCATGTGGATGAGCCATGAAGATTGGTCGAGTGTCGTGAATACCAGTTTGAGTGGTTTCTTTAATGTGACCAACTTTTTTATGCAAAAAATGTTGCGCAATAAATACGGGCGAATTGTAAATATGGTTTCTCTTTCCGGTGTAAAAGGAACTGCAGGACAAACCAATTATTCAGCAGCCAAAGGAGCTGTAGTGGCAGCAACCAAAGCTTTGGCACAAGAGGTTGCCAAAAGAAATATTACGGTAAATGCAGTAGCACCAGGATTTATAAGAACGGATATGACTAGCCAGCTTGATGAAAAAGAACTAATAAAAATGGTTCCTGTAAATCGTTTTGGCGAGGCTGAAGAAGTAGCGGATTTAGTTAGTTTCTTAGTGTCAAAGAAATCGAGTTATATTACCGGTGAGGTAATTAATATAAATGGTGGAATTTATTCATAA
- a CDS encoding acyl carrier protein — protein sequence MNKEVIIEKVIGFLIEEFEVDGDDIQPDAILKDTLQLDSLDYVDLVVSIESNFGVKLVEADFAGISTFQTFYDLIDNKLKLKV from the coding sequence ATGAATAAAGAAGTGATTATAGAGAAAGTTATAGGATTCTTAATTGAAGAATTTGAAGTGGATGGTGATGATATTCAGCCTGATGCGATCTTGAAAGATACTTTACAATTAGATAGTTTAGATTATGTTGATTTAGTGGTTTCTATTGAATCTAATTTTGGTGTGAAATTGGTTGAGGCTGATTTTGCCGGGATTTCGACTTTTCAAACTTTCTATGATTTAATAGATAATAAACTAAAACTTAAAGTATAA
- a CDS encoding VOC family protein, giving the protein MAQLNSYLTFNGNCREAMTFYKACLGGELELQTIADSPLAKDLPQKMKKCILHATLKSDSIVIMGSDMAPENLINGNTVSMMLTFNSEEEIRKAYTDLSVDGNATHPLEVTFFGALFGNLTDKFGHQWMFYYSLKNN; this is encoded by the coding sequence ATGGCACAGCTCAATTCTTATTTAACATTCAACGGTAACTGTCGGGAAGCTATGACATTTTACAAAGCATGTCTGGGTGGCGAACTCGAATTGCAAACTATAGCCGATTCGCCACTGGCTAAAGACCTGCCACAGAAAATGAAAAAATGCATTTTACATGCTACGCTTAAAAGTGACAGTATTGTAATTATGGGATCGGATATGGCACCGGAAAACCTAATAAATGGCAATACCGTTTCTATGATGCTGACTTTTAACAGTGAAGAAGAAATAAGAAAAGCATATACAGACTTATCCGTAGATGGCAATGCTACGCATCCTTTAGAAGTGACCTTTTTTGGAGCTTTATTTGGAAATCTTACGGATAAGTTTGGCCATCAATGGATGTTCTATTACTCCTTAAAAAATAACTAA
- a CDS encoding formylglycine-generating enzyme family protein has translation MVEIPSGKIEMRDDRIKQKWTVEIEAFLLAKFPVTQELYFDVTKEEPSTFKGNTLPVETITWKEAVSFCNALSIQSGLNPCYFIHEENEEITFDIKSNGFRLPTEAEWEYACKAGTKEIRYGELNKISWYKENSEKRTHAVGQKEPNAWGLYDMLGNVWEWCSDIYDEAVYGSYRIFRGGGWFDEERGVMATNRRRSHPLKFKIDDLGFRIARNLIEK, from the coding sequence ATGGTAGAAATACCAAGCGGTAAAATTGAAATGAGAGATGATAGAATAAAACAGAAATGGACTGTTGAAATAGAAGCATTTTTGCTTGCTAAATTTCCAGTTACACAAGAATTGTATTTTGACGTTACAAAAGAAGAACCTAGTACCTTTAAAGGTAATACACTTCCAGTTGAAACCATTACATGGAAAGAGGCTGTTAGTTTTTGTAATGCTTTATCTATTCAGTCTGGGCTAAATCCTTGTTATTTTATACACGAAGAAAACGAAGAAATTACATTTGATATAAAATCGAACGGATTCCGTTTGCCCACAGAAGCAGAGTGGGAATATGCTTGTAAAGCAGGAACAAAGGAAATTAGATATGGAGAATTGAATAAAATCAGTTGGTACAAAGAGAACTCGGAAAAGAGAACACATGCGGTTGGACAAAAAGAGCCAAATGCTTGGGGACTTTATGATATGCTAGGTAACGTATGGGAATGGTGTTCGGATATATATGATGAAGCGGTTTATGGCTCCTATAGAATTTTTCGAGGTGGCGGTTGGTTTGACGAAGAGCGGGGCGTAATGGCAACTAACCGAAGAAGAAGTCATCCATTAAAATTCAAAATTGATGACCTTGGATTTAGAATTGCAAGAAACCTGATCGAAAAATAG
- a CDS encoding DUF4287 domain-containing protein, producing MSFQAYINNIKAKTGNTPEDFKILAEKKGFLKDGQIIETVKATQVTNWLKEEFDLGHGHAMAIYAALKGKTE from the coding sequence ATGTCATTTCAAGCATATATAAACAATATTAAAGCAAAGACAGGAAATACACCTGAAGACTTTAAAATACTGGCAGAAAAGAAAGGATTTCTGAAAGACGGACAAATTATTGAAACTGTAAAAGCAACACAGGTAACCAATTGGCTCAAAGAAGAATTTGATTTAGGACACGGACACGCAATGGCGATTTATGCAGCACTCAAAGGCAAAACGGAATAA
- a CDS encoding BtrH N-terminal domain-containing protein: MKIENLKPYSGEHCETTATGTLLRQLDIDLSEPMLFGLGEGLGFIFWNMKTMDFPFIGGRVKPDLLTENIAKNLNLELTVKETASTPKAWDNVKELIDKGQVVGLKLDCFYLEYFSKPFHFAGHYAALYGYDNENAFLVDTKQQGGQVQTSLKSLALARAEKGPMSSKNLYYTLHTTNKSFDLKTAIVTAIRNNATEYINPPITNIGYKGILKTSTEIIKWFKTSKNIEHEFGTSAMLMEKAGTGGALFRNLYRDFLKESYELLKLEKLKTAHEAFVEIAALWTSVSGLFDKVSQTKDIKYIQQASDTLKIISEKEKKTMELLSTI, translated from the coding sequence ATGAAAATTGAGAATTTAAAACCATATAGCGGAGAACATTGCGAAACGACAGCGACAGGAACGTTGTTGAGGCAACTTGATATCGATCTTTCAGAACCCATGCTTTTTGGTTTGGGAGAAGGACTTGGATTTATCTTTTGGAATATGAAAACAATGGATTTTCCTTTTATTGGCGGACGGGTTAAGCCTGATCTTTTAACTGAAAACATTGCTAAAAATTTAAATCTTGAATTGACAGTAAAGGAAACAGCCTCAACCCCAAAAGCGTGGGACAATGTAAAAGAACTCATAGATAAAGGACAAGTAGTCGGATTAAAACTAGATTGTTTTTATTTAGAATATTTTTCAAAACCATTTCATTTTGCAGGGCATTATGCTGCGCTTTATGGTTATGACAACGAAAATGCTTTTTTGGTTGATACAAAGCAACAAGGCGGACAAGTGCAAACATCTTTGAAGAGTTTAGCATTGGCAAGAGCCGAAAAAGGGCCAATGTCATCTAAAAATCTGTATTACACATTGCATACAACTAATAAAAGTTTTGACTTAAAAACGGCAATTGTAACAGCAATTAGGAATAATGCAACAGAATACATAAATCCGCCAATTACTAATATTGGCTACAAAGGAATTCTAAAAACAAGCACAGAAATAATCAAATGGTTTAAAACAAGTAAAAACATTGAGCATGAGTTCGGAACTAGTGCAATGCTTATGGAAAAGGCAGGAACAGGTGGAGCATTATTTAGAAACTTGTACAGAGATTTTCTAAAAGAAAGCTACGAATTATTAAAACTCGAAAAGCTTAAAACAGCACATGAAGCATTTGTAGAAATTGCAGCGCTTTGGACTTCGGTTTCAGGACTATTTGATAAAGTAAGCCAAACCAAAGACATTAAATACATTCAGCAAGCATCGGATACTTTAAAAATAATATCTGAAAAAGAAAAAAAGACAATGGAATTATTGTCCACAATATAA